A DNA window from Streptomyces sp. CA-278952 contains the following coding sequences:
- a CDS encoding IS5 family transposase (programmed frameshift) — protein sequence MSADLVPDDLWERIAPLLPVRPPRRHRYPGRLPADDRAALRGIVYVLRKSVSWRDVPAELVGCSGVTAWRRLRDWTEAGVWPRLHEVLLAELGKEGLLEMDDAAIDGSHVRALKRGAHTGPSPVDRARPGSKHHLIVDRHGTPLAVSLTSGNRHDVTQLMPLLDAIPRIRGLRGRPRQRPRRLFADRGYDYDKYRRLVRARGITPKIARRGTPHGSGLGKTRWVVERTFAWLHQFKRLRIRYEIRADLHLALLQLACSIICLRRLRTSF from the exons GTGTCTGCTGATCTTGTGCCTGATGACCTGTGGGAACGCATAGCCCCGCTGCTGCCGGTTCGACCGCCTCGACGACACCGGTATCCCGGGCGGCTGCCGGCCGATGACCGTGCTGCTCTGCGGGGCATCGTCTACGTGCTGCGCAAGAGTGTGAGCTGGCGCGACGTTCCCGCAGAGCTGGTGGGCTGCAGCGGCGTGACAGCCTGGCGGCGCCTGCGGGACTGGACCGAGGCCGGAGTGTGGCCCCGCCTGCATGAGGTTCTTCTGGCGGAACTGGGTAAAGAGGGCCTGCTGGAGATGGACGACGCCGCGATCGACGGCTCGCACGTCAGGGCTCTCA AAAGGGGGGCTCACACCGGACCTTCGCCGGTCGACCGGGCCCGGCCCGGCAGCAAGCACCACCTGATCGTCGACCGGCACGGAACCCCGCTCGCCGTTTCTCTGACCAGCGGAAACCGTCACGATGTTACCCAGCTCATGCCTCTGCTGGACGCCATACCCCGCATCCGCGGCCTGCGGGGCCGGCCACGCCAGCGGCCCCGGCGACTGTTCGCCGACCGCGGGTACGACTACGACAAGTACCGGCGTCTCGTCCGCGCCCGTGGGATCACACCCAAGATCGCCCGACGCGGCACCCCGCACGGCTCGGGACTGGGCAAGACACGCTGGGTCGTCGAGCGGACCTTCGCCTGGCTCCACCAGTTCAAACGACTGCGCATCCGCTACGAGATACGAGCCGACCTCCACCTCGCACTACTCCAACTCGCCTGCAGCATCATCTGCTTGAGACGACTCCGTACCTCATTCTGA
- a CDS encoding tyrosine-type recombinase/integrase, with protein sequence MPAKRKSRRAFGRIRKLPSGRFQARYPGPDGVLRAADQTFATTTDADRWLARKRIEMEEGRWLDPAEGRTTVRDWSARWLTAVSPQLKHKTQASYRSLINSLIVPALGDRELSSLRPITIVEWVGAMKTRGLSASRIRQAYRVLSQIMRAAVDNEMIGQTPCRGVKLPRMPQTEPHILTPLEASRIVCSATKPHDLLISLLAYAGLRVGEAFALRRADIDVSGGLVLVDENLAEANGTLVFDTPKSHQKRVLRIGPSLAARIGRHLETLPGGEDALLFVTPGGKPLRYNQWRKAYFDPAVAAAGLTDVTPHDLRASHGTWVADRYGVMTAAHRLGHSNASVTTRHYARPVAGRDEQVAEAADAWLGGQDEHQAPEVGEAR encoded by the coding sequence ATGCCCGCCAAGCGCAAGTCCCGACGTGCCTTCGGCCGGATCCGGAAGCTGCCGTCCGGCCGGTTCCAGGCTCGGTATCCGGGGCCTGACGGCGTGCTGCGTGCCGCTGATCAGACGTTCGCGACAACGACGGACGCCGATCGCTGGCTGGCACGGAAGCGAATCGAGATGGAGGAGGGCCGCTGGCTCGACCCCGCCGAGGGGCGGACCACCGTCCGCGATTGGTCGGCACGATGGCTCACCGCGGTCTCCCCGCAGCTCAAGCACAAAACACAGGCGTCGTACCGATCCCTGATCAACTCGCTGATCGTTCCGGCGCTCGGTGACCGTGAGCTTTCCAGCCTCCGGCCTATCACCATCGTCGAATGGGTCGGTGCGATGAAGACCCGTGGTCTCAGCGCATCGCGGATCAGACAGGCCTACCGGGTGCTCTCGCAGATCATGCGGGCGGCCGTCGACAACGAGATGATCGGGCAGACCCCGTGCCGGGGCGTGAAGCTGCCTCGAATGCCGCAGACCGAGCCGCACATCCTCACCCCGCTGGAAGCCTCACGGATCGTGTGCAGTGCGACGAAACCGCATGACCTGCTGATCTCCTTGCTCGCCTACGCGGGTCTGCGGGTCGGGGAGGCGTTCGCGTTGCGGCGAGCGGACATCGATGTGTCCGGCGGCCTGGTCCTCGTCGATGAGAACCTGGCCGAAGCGAACGGCACCCTCGTCTTCGACACTCCCAAATCCCATCAGAAACGGGTTTTGCGGATCGGGCCGTCACTCGCGGCGCGGATCGGCCGGCACTTGGAGACGCTGCCCGGCGGGGAGGATGCTCTCCTCTTCGTCACGCCCGGCGGCAAGCCTCTGCGCTACAACCAGTGGCGCAAGGCGTACTTCGATCCCGCCGTGGCGGCTGCCGGGCTCACCGATGTCACGCCGCACGATCTCCGCGCCTCGCACGGGACGTGGGTCGCCGACCGGTATGGCGTGATGACCGCCGCGCACCGGCTCGGGCACTCGAACGCGAGCGTGACCACTCGGCACTACGCCCGGCCTGTGGCTGGCCGTGATGAACAGGTGGCTGAGGCTGCTGACGCATGGCTCGGCGGGCAGGATGAGCATCAGGCCCCCGAGGTGGGCGAGGCTCGCTGA
- a CDS encoding helix-turn-helix domain-containing protein: protein MVTVADRLLTVNQVAERLGTGLRFPRRLIEERRITFVKVGRHVRIPESAVEEYVSAHTVAPIVLRPASAYSFRRAA, encoded by the coding sequence GTGGTGACCGTGGCGGACCGACTGCTCACCGTGAACCAGGTCGCCGAACGACTCGGCACCGGTCTCCGCTTCCCTCGCCGGCTCATCGAGGAACGCCGCATCACGTTCGTCAAGGTCGGCCGACATGTCCGCATCCCCGAGAGTGCCGTGGAGGAGTACGTCAGTGCCCACACGGTGGCGCCGATCGTCCTGCGGCCCGCCTCGGCGTACTCGTTCCGGAGGGCTGCCTGA
- a CDS encoding SpdD-like protein: MFQTKIPTMPQPSGLVTPPAVVQPTTITPGTPAPAPAAAPEPSRPVVQLTPGTAVALVGAGTAVVLVVGTVLVSLLLAVAVTSASVAVCAVVLRSLIASDAKRR; this comes from the coding sequence ATGTTCCAGACCAAGATCCCGACCATGCCGCAGCCCTCGGGCCTGGTCACCCCACCCGCCGTCGTCCAGCCGACCACCATCACGCCGGGCACGCCTGCCCCGGCACCCGCCGCTGCCCCTGAGCCGTCCCGTCCGGTCGTACAGCTCACCCCCGGCACTGCGGTCGCGCTCGTCGGTGCCGGTACTGCCGTCGTCCTGGTCGTCGGCACCGTCCTGGTCTCGCTGCTCCTGGCGGTCGCCGTCACCAGTGCCTCGGTCGCGGTCTGCGCGGTCGTCCTGCGATCCCTGATCGCGTCCGACGCCAAACGCCGCTGA
- a CDS encoding mobile element transfer protein codes for MPAHDSFHSVMRIGPVQIGTHRDRTGRTAHAAVCSADRCGWSADYSSRTAAQLAARTHRCTAR; via the coding sequence ATGCCCGCCCACGACAGCTTCCACTCCGTGATGCGTATCGGCCCCGTGCAGATCGGCACCCACCGCGACCGCACCGGCCGTACCGCCCACGCCGCCGTCTGCTCTGCCGACCGCTGCGGCTGGTCCGCCGACTACTCCAGCCGGACCGCCGCCCAACTCGCCGCCCGTACCCACCGCTGCACCGCCCGTTAG
- a CDS encoding DUF2637 domain-containing protein, with translation MGARHVLRIDAVLIQAVIAGALSFAHLHDLAAAAGQDGWKAWAYPVSVDLLLVAAWRRLPSEGPSRLAWCWFLIALFASLGANVATAGFLDLADPPAPLRLGIAGWPALAFLGGTLLAHSSGRPDPAPSAAVTETKDIEPARVPDAAPTPSPADEPPATTALSSPPSPSPDAPVPAVLIDHARKVADEYRTRTGSPIDTDTLRSRLGVPPHLADAIAARLS, from the coding sequence ATGGGCGCCCGGCACGTTCTCCGGATCGACGCGGTGTTGATCCAGGCGGTCATCGCCGGGGCTCTGTCCTTCGCGCACCTGCACGACCTCGCCGCCGCGGCCGGACAGGACGGCTGGAAGGCATGGGCCTACCCGGTCAGCGTCGACCTGCTCCTTGTCGCCGCCTGGCGTCGGCTGCCCAGCGAGGGTCCGTCCCGGTTGGCCTGGTGCTGGTTCCTGATCGCCCTGTTCGCGTCGCTCGGCGCCAACGTCGCCACCGCCGGGTTCCTCGACCTGGCCGACCCGCCGGCCCCGCTCCGGCTCGGCATCGCCGGATGGCCCGCACTCGCCTTCCTCGGTGGCACTCTCCTCGCCCACTCGTCGGGGAGGCCGGATCCAGCTCCGTCAGCCGCCGTCACGGAGACGAAGGACATCGAGCCGGCGCGTGTGCCTGACGCCGCCCCGACCCCATCCCCGGCCGATGAACCCCCTGCGACAACGGCCCTGTCCTCGCCACCGTCCCCGTCCCCGGATGCGCCCGTTCCCGCCGTGCTGATCGACCACGCCCGCAAGGTCGCCGACGAGTACCGCACGCGCACCGGATCACCGATCGACACCGACACCCTCCGCTCCCGCCTCGGCGTACCGCCCCACCTCGCAGACGCCATCGCCGCCCGCCTCAGCTGA
- a CDS encoding FtsK/SpoIIIE domain-containing protein, with protein MTAFTVALVLVVAAAGLLRWRRPAWYWLAFGVTLAALRVLVRYRSVMDACGLTVPPARWRLSLARATNRPIPEPRPPRIRRLRPTRTGLVLRLKLRPGQDVFDIAAASDRLRHSFSMFGVTSREVRSGVVEVRMTGYDVLKRVQMPAETETRAMRVPVALREDGSVHYRDYRAIPHALTLGAKESGKSVYQRNLVASLAPLDVALVGIDCKQGVELFPLARRFSALADSPDTAAELLDALVARMADVYRLIRTQQRITVDVPDAEIAADIWDLPEELRPTPVVVLVDEVAELALYATKEEERRRDRIITALVRLAQLGRAAGIYLEICGQRFGSELGKGITMLRAQLTGRIAHRLNDETSANMAFGDIAPDAVLAAIQIPAELRGLAIAGDASGGWHRIRAPHTSLRQAVNLCNRYADRTPDLPELAPFRPTTGTATELVPSAKASPATA; from the coding sequence ATGACCGCCTTCACGGTCGCTCTGGTGCTGGTCGTCGCCGCTGCGGGTCTCCTGCGGTGGCGGCGGCCCGCCTGGTACTGGCTGGCCTTCGGGGTCACCCTGGCCGCGCTGCGGGTCCTGGTCCGGTACCGCTCGGTCATGGACGCGTGCGGGTTGACCGTTCCGCCGGCGCGGTGGCGGTTATCTCTGGCTCGGGCCACCAACCGGCCGATACCTGAGCCCCGCCCACCGCGTATCCGGCGACTCCGGCCGACTCGCACCGGCCTGGTCCTCCGACTCAAGCTTCGCCCCGGCCAAGACGTCTTCGACATCGCTGCGGCCTCGGACCGGCTTCGGCACTCGTTCTCGATGTTCGGCGTGACCTCGCGTGAGGTGCGGTCCGGTGTCGTCGAGGTGCGGATGACCGGATACGACGTGCTCAAGCGGGTGCAGATGCCTGCTGAGACGGAGACCCGGGCGATGCGGGTACCGGTCGCCCTTCGGGAGGACGGGTCGGTGCACTATCGCGACTACCGCGCGATACCTCACGCCCTCACCCTCGGCGCCAAGGAGTCCGGCAAGTCCGTCTACCAACGCAACCTGGTCGCCAGCCTTGCTCCTCTGGACGTTGCCCTCGTCGGTATCGACTGCAAGCAAGGGGTCGAGCTTTTCCCGCTGGCGCGCCGGTTCTCAGCGCTGGCCGACAGCCCGGACACCGCCGCCGAACTCCTCGATGCACTCGTGGCGCGGATGGCGGACGTCTACCGCCTCATACGTACCCAACAGCGCATCACCGTCGATGTGCCGGACGCGGAGATCGCCGCCGACATCTGGGACCTGCCTGAGGAGCTCCGCCCGACCCCGGTCGTCGTCCTGGTCGACGAGGTGGCCGAACTCGCCCTCTACGCAACGAAGGAGGAGGAGAGGCGGCGGGACCGCATCATCACCGCCCTGGTCCGTCTCGCGCAGCTCGGCCGCGCCGCCGGTATCTACCTCGAAATCTGCGGACAGCGCTTCGGTTCCGAACTCGGCAAGGGCATCACCATGCTCCGCGCCCAACTCACCGGCCGCATCGCCCACCGTCTCAACGACGAGACCTCCGCCAACATGGCCTTCGGCGACATCGCCCCCGACGCGGTCCTCGCCGCCATCCAGATTCCCGCCGAACTGCGAGGCCTCGCCATCGCGGGAGACGCGTCCGGCGGTTGGCACCGCATCCGCGCTCCGCACACCTCGCTCCGCCAGGCCGTGAACCTCTGCAACCGGTACGCCGACAGGACCCCGGACCTGCCCGAGCTGGCCCCTTTCCGGCCCACCACCGGCACCGCCACCGAGCTTGTGCCATCGGCTAAGGCCTCTCCGGCCACCGCCTGA
- a CDS encoding SCO3933 family regulatory protein, protein MRQIPVDTSSAVVMVAKTPQVKVRDRRTGEIATDMETGAQLMTVDVMFAANEEVEILSVTVPEPGITGELAMGTPVALTGLVARPWENDFNGQRRHGIAFRAVAVTSLADVAAAGSKAA, encoded by the coding sequence GTGCGTCAGATTCCCGTCGACACCTCCAGCGCTGTCGTGATGGTCGCCAAGACTCCGCAGGTCAAGGTCCGTGACCGCCGCACCGGTGAGATCGCCACCGACATGGAGACCGGTGCTCAGCTCATGACCGTGGACGTGATGTTCGCGGCGAACGAGGAGGTGGAGATCCTGTCCGTCACCGTTCCGGAGCCCGGGATCACCGGTGAGCTGGCCATGGGTACGCCGGTCGCGCTCACCGGCCTGGTCGCCCGTCCGTGGGAGAACGACTTCAACGGTCAGCGGCGGCACGGCATCGCGTTCCGCGCGGTCGCGGTCACCTCGCTCGCCGACGTCGCCGCCGCAGGGTCGAAGGCAGCCTGA
- a CDS encoding GntR family transcriptional regulator, whose protein sequence is MGTAAGGAGSGPRYVQIADDLVQQIRAGVLKAGDMVPSESELVDRYGVSGGTIRKAMVEVRASGLVETRHGKGSIVKNRPPVRHRSSDRFRRSLRQGGQAAYLAESAQSGATAKVSVLYIGPMDAPEDAAERLGVPAGTQVLARRRLYFRNGTPVETASSYLPWDVVKEIPELFAENPGGGGIYARLEDHGHEFAEFVETLQARPASKSEASELALSPGAPVVHLIREARTAAGRVVEVCDTLMAADQFVFEYRIPADD, encoded by the coding sequence ATGGGAACTGCGGCGGGAGGGGCCGGTTCCGGTCCTCGGTATGTACAGATCGCTGATGACCTCGTGCAGCAGATCCGGGCAGGGGTTCTCAAGGCCGGTGACATGGTGCCGAGCGAATCCGAGCTGGTGGACCGCTACGGCGTCTCCGGCGGGACGATCCGTAAGGCCATGGTCGAGGTACGGGCGAGTGGGCTCGTCGAGACCAGGCACGGCAAGGGCTCGATCGTGAAGAACCGGCCCCCCGTACGGCACCGCTCCTCCGACCGCTTCCGGCGCTCGCTCCGGCAAGGTGGCCAGGCCGCCTACCTCGCGGAGTCCGCACAGTCCGGCGCCACCGCGAAAGTCAGCGTCCTCTATATCGGTCCCATGGACGCGCCCGAGGACGCCGCCGAGCGGCTGGGTGTTCCCGCCGGTACCCAGGTGTTGGCCCGCCGGCGCCTCTACTTCCGCAACGGCACCCCGGTGGAAACCGCCTCGTCGTACCTGCCCTGGGACGTGGTGAAGGAGATCCCGGAGCTGTTCGCCGAGAACCCGGGGGGCGGTGGCATCTACGCCCGACTTGAAGACCACGGACATGAGTTCGCGGAGTTCGTCGAGACGCTGCAAGCGCGCCCGGCCTCGAAGTCGGAGGCGTCGGAACTGGCGCTCAGCCCTGGTGCGCCCGTGGTTCACCTGATCCGGGAGGCTCGTACGGCTGCGGGTCGGGTGGTCGAGGTGTGCGACACGCTCATGGCCGCTGACCAGTTCGTTTTCGAGTATCGGATCCCTGCCGACGACTGA
- a CDS encoding NUDIX hydrolase, whose protein sequence is MLLYMSQSQEAAPTPLHSVSVAGVVVREDGRLLAIRRADNGTWELPGGILELNETPEAGVAREVWEETGIHVKVDHLTGVYKNTTRGIVALVFRCKPSGGTERTSSESTAVSWLTPDEVSERMAEVYAVRLLDALDGNGPHVRSHDGKQLITAG, encoded by the coding sequence ATGCTCCTCTACATGAGTCAATCACAGGAAGCGGCACCCACTCCCCTGCACTCCGTGTCCGTCGCCGGAGTAGTGGTGCGCGAGGACGGCCGCCTCCTGGCGATCCGCCGAGCCGACAACGGCACCTGGGAGCTCCCCGGCGGCATCCTCGAACTAAACGAGACACCGGAAGCCGGCGTTGCCCGCGAGGTCTGGGAAGAGACAGGCATCCACGTCAAGGTGGACCATCTCACCGGGGTCTACAAGAACACGACGCGAGGCATCGTCGCCCTGGTCTTCCGCTGCAAGCCCTCCGGCGGCACCGAGCGCACATCAAGCGAGTCGACAGCCGTCTCCTGGCTCACACCCGACGAGGTCAGCGAGCGCATGGCCGAGGTCTACGCGGTCCGCCTCTTGGACGCCCTGGACGGCAACGGCCCTCACGTGCGGAGCCACGACGGCAAGCAGCTCATCACAGCGGGATAA
- a CDS encoding N-6 DNA methylase: MRRRIDIEIGTTVIEVKKDLRPDSVREDAITQLAGYVTDRSAATGQPYVGIITDGVEWRALHLSDGNLRQVGSTFIVDARRPDGATSNLCSWLESVLSTQASVRPSPHEIECRLGVNSPSYDLDEAALWDIWESSQSNSEVQVKRQLWARLVATALGTQFPDTDELFVQHTYLVISSGLIAHELLGIDVTETSRTVESLLRGSEFSDSQVYNVVEAGFFDWVLDSPRGNGFVRRLARRIHRFAWSDVEHDILKVLYESVINEEQRKQLGEFYTPDWLAAAVVDTSLDEPLSMRIHDPSCGSGTFLFHAVRKYLASAEEGGASPGVAAVEVTRHISGIDIHPVAVVLARVTYLLAIGADRLSSQERSSITIPVYLGDSLQWNESSDLLAVDDVVVPTKVGSSSYEQELRFPRRLLADAGRFDELVAELAIRATSRTPDTAAPRPNIDPVLDRFKVPASDRPTLVETFGHMCHLHDVGRDGIWGFYVRNLVRPAWLSQESQQVDLLMGNPPWLGYRFMTPAMQEAFKARTVGYGIWAGGHNATQMDLSAMFVIRACELYLRNGGKFAFVMPRSVLSREQYAGFRKGTWPLEAGDYLRARFSEPWDLFRVRPHFFPYPGSVIFGAAGRVDYFAAREEAHMPHTMESWVGRIAEVRRATWDAVKSVIARTPLPRAEVGDYRAHPYFAEFSNGATLYPRVLISVNETSGGLMGAGAGRVRIESARSNNEKKPWKFVPNLRGTIERKFLHRYYTGNTLLPYRLIEPGNAVIPWDEESRELLDGGHERIDLYPALAQWWREAQRLWDKHKETKSKNLSLRGRLDFQHNLSAQYPIAEHRVVYNKSGLHLFASYLGDRDAVVDNGLYWAAVGSEEEAHFLCGILNSDIVEDLVTPLMSSSKDERDFAKTVFAVPWAKYAPGDSLHARILAVARRASQVASEVDVSDLYFVRARQIVTNHLEQEGIAAEMNDLVVELLERETPGEA; this comes from the coding sequence ATGCGCAGGCGTATCGACATCGAGATCGGTACGACCGTCATCGAGGTGAAAAAGGACCTACGGCCGGATAGCGTTCGAGAGGATGCCATTACTCAGTTGGCCGGGTATGTGACCGACAGGTCGGCAGCGACTGGACAGCCTTACGTCGGAATCATCACCGATGGGGTCGAGTGGCGCGCTTTGCACCTCAGCGATGGGAACCTTCGGCAAGTAGGAAGCACCTTCATCGTTGACGCGCGTCGACCGGATGGAGCAACAAGCAACCTGTGCTCTTGGCTAGAGTCCGTTCTCTCGACTCAGGCCTCTGTTCGTCCCTCGCCTCATGAAATTGAATGCCGCCTCGGAGTGAATTCCCCGTCATATGACTTGGACGAAGCTGCCCTGTGGGATATTTGGGAAAGTTCGCAAAGTAATTCAGAAGTGCAAGTGAAGCGACAACTCTGGGCAAGGCTAGTCGCCACGGCACTCGGAACCCAGTTCCCAGACACGGATGAGTTGTTCGTTCAGCACACTTATCTGGTCATCTCTTCCGGTCTCATCGCTCACGAACTGCTGGGAATTGACGTAACTGAAACAAGTCGTACCGTCGAGTCTCTGCTCAGAGGATCAGAATTTTCCGATTCTCAGGTGTACAACGTCGTCGAAGCTGGCTTCTTCGACTGGGTGCTTGATAGCCCGAGAGGAAACGGATTTGTTCGCCGCCTTGCTCGTCGCATTCACCGCTTCGCGTGGTCGGATGTCGAGCATGATATCTTGAAGGTTTTGTATGAGTCGGTAATTAACGAGGAGCAGCGGAAACAGCTTGGTGAATTCTACACTCCTGACTGGCTTGCGGCTGCTGTAGTCGACACCTCTCTGGATGAGCCGCTTTCTATGCGCATCCATGACCCTTCATGCGGATCTGGTACCTTCCTCTTTCATGCTGTGCGAAAATACCTTGCCAGTGCGGAGGAGGGTGGAGCGTCCCCCGGTGTCGCTGCCGTGGAGGTAACCAGGCACATTTCCGGAATTGACATTCATCCGGTAGCTGTCGTCCTAGCGCGCGTGACATACCTTCTCGCTATTGGAGCGGATAGGCTCTCTTCGCAGGAACGTAGTTCGATCACCATCCCTGTTTACCTCGGGGACTCGCTCCAATGGAATGAGTCCTCTGATTTGCTTGCAGTCGACGATGTTGTTGTGCCAACCAAGGTGGGATCGAGCTCATACGAGCAAGAGCTTCGTTTTCCTCGGAGGCTGTTGGCCGACGCTGGTAGGTTCGACGAGCTTGTTGCTGAGCTTGCTATTAGGGCGACTTCGCGCACGCCTGACACTGCGGCACCTCGTCCGAACATCGACCCCGTCCTTGATCGGTTCAAGGTCCCAGCATCTGACAGGCCGACTCTGGTCGAGACTTTCGGACATATGTGTCACCTGCATGATGTCGGAAGGGATGGAATATGGGGTTTCTATGTACGAAATCTCGTCCGCCCCGCTTGGCTCAGTCAGGAGAGTCAGCAGGTAGATCTGCTGATGGGAAACCCCCCATGGTTGGGCTATAGGTTCATGACCCCAGCGATGCAAGAGGCCTTTAAGGCTCGTACGGTGGGATACGGTATTTGGGCTGGCGGCCATAACGCCACTCAAATGGATTTGTCAGCGATGTTCGTTATTCGCGCCTGTGAGCTATATCTCCGTAATGGAGGAAAGTTCGCGTTCGTAATGCCGAGATCTGTGTTGTCAAGAGAGCAATACGCAGGTTTTCGCAAGGGGACTTGGCCGCTTGAAGCCGGCGACTACCTGCGAGCCCGTTTTAGTGAACCGTGGGACTTGTTTCGGGTTCGGCCACATTTCTTCCCTTACCCGGGAAGTGTAATCTTTGGGGCTGCTGGGCGTGTGGATTACTTTGCGGCCCGCGAAGAAGCTCATATGCCGCACACAATGGAATCTTGGGTCGGTCGTATTGCTGAGGTGAGGCGAGCTACCTGGGATGCGGTAAAGAGTGTGATTGCAAGGACTCCGCTCCCTAGGGCTGAAGTCGGAGACTACCGGGCGCATCCCTATTTCGCCGAGTTCTCGAACGGGGCAACACTGTATCCGCGAGTGCTGATTTCGGTAAACGAGACCTCTGGTGGACTAATGGGGGCGGGTGCTGGACGTGTCCGAATTGAGAGCGCGCGAAGCAACAATGAGAAGAAGCCGTGGAAATTCGTTCCCAATTTGCGCGGCACGATCGAGCGTAAGTTTCTGCATCGGTATTACACTGGAAATACCCTGCTGCCGTACAGGCTTATCGAACCTGGAAATGCTGTCATTCCCTGGGATGAAGAATCCCGTGAGCTCCTCGATGGCGGTCATGAAAGAATCGATTTGTATCCTGCTCTAGCGCAGTGGTGGCGAGAAGCGCAACGCCTGTGGGATAAGCATAAGGAAACTAAGAGCAAAAACCTATCCCTGCGGGGAAGGTTGGATTTTCAGCACAATTTGAGCGCCCAGTATCCGATTGCGGAACATCGAGTAGTCTACAATAAGTCCGGGCTGCATTTGTTCGCTTCGTATCTTGGTGATCGCGATGCGGTAGTAGATAATGGCCTTTACTGGGCAGCGGTAGGGTCCGAAGAAGAGGCGCATTTTCTGTGTGGAATTCTCAACAGTGACATTGTTGAGGATCTCGTGACTCCTCTAATGTCGAGCAGTAAGGATGAGCGTGACTTCGCCAAGACGGTATTCGCCGTTCCGTGGGCCAAGTATGCCCCAGGCGACTCTCTGCACGCCCGCATCCTGGCGGTCGCCCGCCGTGCTTCTCAAGTGGCATCCGAAGTAGATGTTTCAGACCTCTACTTTGTCCGTGCTCGTCAGATTGTCACTAACCATCTTGAGCAAGAGGGGATTGCCGCAGAAATGAACGATCTGGTAGTGGAGCTGCTCGAACGCGAGACACCTGGAGAGGCCTAG